From a single Pseudomonas triticicola genomic region:
- the cheR gene encoding protein-glutamate O-methyltransferase CheR: MSTGNLDFEQFRVFLEKACGILLGENKQYLVSSRLNKLMEQQGIKSLGELVQRIQTQPRSGLREQVVDAMTTNETLWFRDTYPFEVLKNKVLPEAIKASPNQRLRIWSAACSSGQEPYSLSMSIDEFERSNLGQLKMGVQIVATDLSGLMLNNCKTGEYDSLAIGRGLSPERLQRYFDPKGPGRWVVKAPIKSRVEFRSFNLLDSYAALGKFDIVFCRNVLIYFSAEVKKDILLRIHSTLKPGGYLFLGASEALNGLPDHYQMVQCSPGIIYKAK; the protein is encoded by the coding sequence TTGTCTACGGGTAATTTGGATTTCGAACAGTTCCGGGTCTTCCTGGAAAAAGCCTGTGGCATTCTGCTCGGTGAAAACAAGCAGTATCTGGTCTCGAGCCGTCTCAACAAACTGATGGAGCAGCAAGGCATCAAGTCCCTGGGTGAGCTGGTACAGCGCATCCAGACCCAGCCGCGCAGCGGTTTGCGCGAGCAGGTGGTCGATGCCATGACGACCAACGAAACCCTGTGGTTTCGCGACACCTATCCGTTTGAAGTCTTGAAGAACAAGGTACTGCCGGAAGCGATCAAGGCCAGCCCCAACCAGCGTCTGCGGATCTGGTCAGCGGCCTGCTCGTCGGGGCAGGAACCGTACTCGCTGTCGATGTCGATCGACGAGTTCGAGCGCAGCAACCTGGGCCAGTTGAAGATGGGCGTGCAGATCGTTGCCACTGATCTGTCGGGCCTGATGCTCAACAACTGCAAGACCGGCGAGTACGACAGCCTGGCGATCGGTCGCGGTCTGTCGCCGGAACGCCTGCAACGCTACTTCGACCCGAAAGGGCCGGGGCGCTGGGTGGTCAAGGCGCCGATCAAGAGCCGGGTGGAATTCCGCTCGTTCAACCTGCTCGACAGTTACGCAGCGCTGGGCAAGTTCGACATCGTGTTCTGCCGCAACGTGCTGATCTACTTCTCTGCCGAAGTGAAGAAGGACATCCTGTTGCGCATTCACAGCACGTTGAAGCCGGGTGGGTACCTGTTCCTTGGCGCTTCGGAAGCGCTGAACGGATTGCCGGATCATTACCAGATGGTTCAGTGCAGCCCGGGGATTATTTACAAGGCGAAATAA